Below is a window of Picosynechococcus sp. PCC 7002 DNA.
CAAAACCTGGGCCGAGCGAGTTATTGATCTCGGTGACGAAAAAGAAAGTTTTACCGGTGTTAGCTTCTCTGGCCAAGAAGGCTGGATTACCGGACGGCCTTCGATCCTGCTCCACACCGACGATGGTGGTGAGCACTGGAGTCGCATCGCCCTCAGCAGTCAATTGCCCGGTGCCCCCTACAACATCACCGCCCTAGGGCCGAACACCGCCGAAATGGTCACCGATCTTGGGGCCATTTACAAAACCACCGACGGCGGCAAAAACTGGAAAGCCCTTGTCGAAGGTGCCGTTGGCGTTGCCCGCACCATTGAACGTTCTGCCGATGGTAAATATGTGGCCGTTTCTGCCCGGGGTAATTTTTATTCCACTTGGTCGCCTGGGGACACAGAATGGACGCCCCATAACCGGAATTCTTCCCGTCGCCTCCAAAGCATGGGCTTTAATGGCGAAGATAAGCTCTGGTTGTTAGCCCGTGGGGGAGTTGTGCAATTTAGCGACGATACAAATCCAGACAATGCAGAAGCCTGGAGCGAACCAGTGACACCGCAGTACCGCAACAGTGTTGGTTTGTTGCACATTGGCTATCGTACCCCCGCAGAACTATGGGCCGTCGGTGGTAGTGGCAGTGTTGTTGTGAGTAAAGATGGTGGCGACACTTGGTTCCGGGACGCTGCCCTAGAAGAGATCCCGACAAACTTTTACCGAGTCGTTTTCTTAAATGAGAATAAAGGCTTCATCCTTGGGCAACAGGGGGTGATTTTACGGTACGATACATCCACGGAAGCGGCCTAAGGGCAACCCATTCTATTGTGGGAGTGTCTGTTAATTCCGTATGATATAGGCTAATTTGTTTAATAAGTTTTTTTTCATTAACAATTGAGAGGAGAATAGTCGCATGGCAGGTTCTACCGGAGAACGCCCGTTTTCTGACATTGTGACCAGTATTCGCTACTGGGTTATTCACAGCATCACCATTCCGATGTTATTTATTGCTGGCTGGCTCTTTGTGAGCACTGGCTTGGCTTACGATACTTTCGGGACACCCCGTCCTGACCAATACTTTACTGAAACTCGTCAAGAGATTCCCATTGTGACTGATCGTTACAAAGCGATTGATCAGATCAATGAGTTTAACAATTAAGTAACGCGCGTTTTTCTTTGCTGTATTCACTAAAAGGTTTTGTATTATGACAAGCGGTCCTAACCAACCTGTTTCTTATCCAATTTTTACCGTCCGTTGGTTGGCGGTGCACACCCTGGCTGTACCCTCGGTTTTCTTCCTAGGGGCGATCGCCGCTATGCAGTTTATTCAACGTTAGGAGCTTCCGATGGAAAGAAATCAAAATCCCAACAGACAGCCTGTGGAACTAAACCGGACTTCTCTATATCTGGGTTTACTTCTAATCGCTGTGCTCGGTATTCTATTTTCCAGCTACTTCTTTAACTAAGCTGGCAGCCCTTTAATTTCAGCCCTTTAATTTATTTTTTTCGGAGGTTGTTCTCATGTCTGAAGGCGGAAAAATCCCACTTTGGATCGTTGCAGTTGTCGCTGGTATGGGCGTCATTGCGGTTGTCGGTATCTTTTTCTACGGTGCATATGCAGGGGTAGGCTCTGCGGTTTAGATGCACAATTCGCTCTAATTAATTGTTGAGACACCACCTGCTCTAATTGAGGGGTGGTTTTGTTTTAGGAACTTCTGGGGCAATAGGGAGTCCAAAAAAGTTTGGGGATAATCGTCAACGGTGCAGTATGACTATGAAAAGACAGTTGCGGGATCTGAAAGTATGGGTGATGGTGGGTCTGTTGAGTTTAGGTGGAGCCTGGGGTCAAAGGGCGATCGCCGCTGAAACCCTCCGACTAAAATTAGGGCCACTTCAACAAACTTTACAATTAGAAGATTTAGAAACCTTTGCCGAAACGGGTCAAGTCCCCCGCAACCTCCGACCCTATGGGGTATTTTTGGATGGTAATTTGCAGAAATTTCTCCAACGACGCTTGCAGATCGAGCCAGAGATGGCGGATCAGTTTTTTGATCAGTTGTGGCGATCGCCTACGGGAAAACAGATTTTGGCGCAAATTCAAACGGCCCTACCGGGAACTTCTATTCAGGATCTCCAGGCGACGGTGGATTTGGCGTTAGGTCAGGGAGTAGAAATCAGCGCCCTGAATTTGTTGCAGGCTTACCCCAAGCAGGAACTGACTATTGATCTTACGGCGGTGGCTGGCCTCTTGTTACAACTCAATTTACCGAATATCCAGAATCAACTCCTCGCGCCGAGGGTGACTGAAGCCCTCGAAAGTACAGAACCGCAGATTTTTCAACGCTCAAACCTCAACCCCACAGCCCCCGGCCCCCAAACGGTGCGGCGTCAAAGCTTAATTCTGCAAGATGCAAAGCGCGATCGCACCATTCCCATTGATATTTTTGATAGTCCCCAATCCCAGTCTCAGCTAGTGGTTTTGTCCCATGGGTTTGCGGCCAACCGTCATTTTCTCGATTATCTGGCGGTGCATCTGGCCTCCCATGGTTACACCGTCGTTACCCTCGATCACCCCGGCAGTAATATTCAGTCTCTGTTTAATCCGGGCTTAAATCTTGATACTTTGCTCCCGGCGACGGAATTTGTCGATCGGCCCAAGGATATTCAATTTGTGCTGGATCAACTGGAGCGCCTCAACCAGGATCAAACCCTCACAACCCGCTTTGCCACGGACAATGTGACGGTAATTGGCCATTCCTTCGGAGGTTACACGGCCTTGGCGATCGCCGGAGGAATTGTCGATCCCATTGCTATCCGTGCTCACTGCCAGCGGGCAACCCCTTTAACCAGAGCACCGGGGGACTGGCTCCAATGTGCAGCGGCGAAACTCCCCTATGACCAGTTAAATTTGCGGGATGAACGGGTCAAACAGGCGATCGCCCTCAATCCCCTCAGCGATCAAATCTTTGGGGAGCAGGGTTTAGAAAAAATTAAAATTCCGACCTTGATCGTTGCTAGTACAAAGGATACCGTCACCCCAAGCTTGGCCCACCAGTTGAAACCGTTCCAGCAGTTGGGCGGCGAAAAATATCTCGTCGTCGCCGACGGTGCAACCCACATGAGCG
It encodes the following:
- a CDS encoding photosynthesis system II assembly factor Ycf48, with the protein product MTSVLGLLKPLKKAIAAIAVLVLCIGCVQAPTISENPWQEIDLNTDSTFANIAFTDDLQHGWLVGTKETLFETTDGGKTWAERVIDLGDEKESFTGVSFSGQEGWITGRPSILLHTDDGGEHWSRIALSSQLPGAPYNITALGPNTAEMVTDLGAIYKTTDGGKNWKALVEGAVGVARTIERSADGKYVAVSARGNFYSTWSPGDTEWTPHNRNSSRRLQSMGFNGEDKLWLLARGGVVQFSDDTNPDNAEAWSEPVTPQYRNSVGLLHIGYRTPAELWAVGGSGSVVVSKDGGDTWFRDAALEEIPTNFYRVVFLNENKGFILGQQGVILRYDTSTEAA
- the psbE gene encoding cytochrome b559 subunit alpha → MAGSTGERPFSDIVTSIRYWVIHSITIPMLFIAGWLFVSTGLAYDTFGTPRPDQYFTETRQEIPIVTDRYKAIDQINEFNN
- the psbF gene encoding cytochrome b559 subunit beta; protein product: MTSGPNQPVSYPIFTVRWLAVHTLAVPSVFFLGAIAAMQFIQR
- a CDS encoding photosystem II reaction center protein L, encoding MERNQNPNRQPVELNRTSLYLGLLLIAVLGILFSSYFFN
- a CDS encoding photosystem II reaction center protein J, yielding MSEGGKIPLWIVAVVAGMGVIAVVGIFFYGAYAGVGSAV
- a CDS encoding alpha/beta hydrolase, whose translation is MTMKRQLRDLKVWVMVGLLSLGGAWGQRAIAAETLRLKLGPLQQTLQLEDLETFAETGQVPRNLRPYGVFLDGNLQKFLQRRLQIEPEMADQFFDQLWRSPTGKQILAQIQTALPGTSIQDLQATVDLALGQGVEISALNLLQAYPKQELTIDLTAVAGLLLQLNLPNIQNQLLAPRVTEALESTEPQIFQRSNLNPTAPGPQTVRRQSLILQDAKRDRTIPIDIFDSPQSQSQLVVLSHGFAANRHFLDYLAVHLASHGYTVVTLDHPGSNIQSLFNPGLNLDTLLPATEFVDRPKDIQFVLDQLERLNQDQTLTTRFATDNVTVIGHSFGGYTALAIAGGIVDPIAIRAHCQRATPLTRAPGDWLQCAAAKLPYDQLNLRDERVKQAIALNPLSDQIFGEQGLEKIKIPTLIVASTKDTVTPSLAHQLKPFQQLGGEKYLVVADGATHMSVTDVSNRDSALAQSTLVPEVMGNAAEPVRQMVRGVSLSFLARHQTGGQNYQQFLTGAYVQSLSQGAIKLRLTETISPELERFLSRLPQAPNSAEVATPTQQAAFLNMGRSPNPTPNRTYPQGVLTESLKPLMTNLESETFLAIKPDNFDVLYQKP